A window of the Pogona vitticeps strain Pit_001003342236 chromosome 4, PviZW2.1, whole genome shotgun sequence genome harbors these coding sequences:
- the GMNN gene encoding geminin isoform X1, with translation MSLARSFARRIQTKSREMNSRVKQKLDDEKPIAVKVSTNNRNYKSERQTLKMIQPSITGCLVGRANEQTKSTIKRKLRSDQLVSKASKSEVTIEMKYKNTGGVIQASDLTTKGNPSSRYWKELAEERRKALYEVLQENEKLHKEIEVKEAEIAHLKEENEELAELASHVQYMTNMIERLTGQAPENLEALKNLDLEEIANEECDFTEEDLQNETEEECPQLSSNSTESVVDQLLNRTCSLEKNSLSKENKELPGSSFELGEEWHPENKTFT, from the exons ATGTCATTGGCTAGAAGTTTCGCTCGGAG GATTCagacaaaaagcagagaaatgaaTTCCAGGGTGAAGCAGAAATTGGATGATGAGAAACCCATTGCTGTAAAG GTTTCCACAAATAATAGAAACTACAAATCAGAGAGGCAGACCCTGAAGATGATACAGCCATCCATTACAGGTTGTCTTGTTGGCAGAGCAAATGAG caaacaaaatcaacaatCAAGAGGAAACTTCGGAGTGATCAGCTTGTTTCAAAGGCTTCCAAATCTGAAGTCACTAttgaaatgaaatacaaaaacaCAGGAGGAGTTATCCAGGCTTCTGATCTTACAACAAAAG GCAACCCTTCATCTCGGTATTGGAAAGAGCTGgctgaggagaggagaaaagcacTGTATGAGGTGttacaagaaaatgaaaag cTGCATAAAGAAATTGAAGTAAAAGAAGCCGAAATTGCTCATCTGAAGGAAGAGAATGAAGAACTTGCAGAGCTAGCAAGCCACGTACAATATATGACAAATATGATTGAG CGGCTGACTGGACAAGCACCAGAAAATCTAGAGGCATTGAAAAATTTGGATCTAGAAGAAATTGCAAATGAAGAATGTGATTTTACAGAAGAAGATTTACAGAATGAAACTGAAGAGGAATGTCCACAGCTCTCCAGCAATTCTACAGAGAGTGTTGTGGATCAGCTTTTGAATAGAACAtgttctctggaaaaaaacagcCTCTCTAAAGAGAACAAAGAACTGCCAGGGTCAAGCTTTGAACTAGGGGAGGAGTGGCatcctgaaaacaaaacattcacTTAA
- the GMNN gene encoding geminin isoform X2, producing MNSRVKQKLDDEKPIAVKVSTNNRNYKSERQTLKMIQPSITGCLVGRANEQTKSTIKRKLRSDQLVSKASKSEVTIEMKYKNTGGVIQASDLTTKGNPSSRYWKELAEERRKALYEVLQENEKLHKEIEVKEAEIAHLKEENEELAELASHVQYMTNMIERLTGQAPENLEALKNLDLEEIANEECDFTEEDLQNETEEECPQLSSNSTESVVDQLLNRTCSLEKNSLSKENKELPGSSFELGEEWHPENKTFT from the exons atgaaTTCCAGGGTGAAGCAGAAATTGGATGATGAGAAACCCATTGCTGTAAAG GTTTCCACAAATAATAGAAACTACAAATCAGAGAGGCAGACCCTGAAGATGATACAGCCATCCATTACAGGTTGTCTTGTTGGCAGAGCAAATGAG caaacaaaatcaacaatCAAGAGGAAACTTCGGAGTGATCAGCTTGTTTCAAAGGCTTCCAAATCTGAAGTCACTAttgaaatgaaatacaaaaacaCAGGAGGAGTTATCCAGGCTTCTGATCTTACAACAAAAG GCAACCCTTCATCTCGGTATTGGAAAGAGCTGgctgaggagaggagaaaagcacTGTATGAGGTGttacaagaaaatgaaaag cTGCATAAAGAAATTGAAGTAAAAGAAGCCGAAATTGCTCATCTGAAGGAAGAGAATGAAGAACTTGCAGAGCTAGCAAGCCACGTACAATATATGACAAATATGATTGAG CGGCTGACTGGACAAGCACCAGAAAATCTAGAGGCATTGAAAAATTTGGATCTAGAAGAAATTGCAAATGAAGAATGTGATTTTACAGAAGAAGATTTACAGAATGAAACTGAAGAGGAATGTCCACAGCTCTCCAGCAATTCTACAGAGAGTGTTGTGGATCAGCTTTTGAATAGAACAtgttctctggaaaaaaacagcCTCTCTAAAGAGAACAAAGAACTGCCAGGGTCAAGCTTTGAACTAGGGGAGGAGTGGCatcctgaaaacaaaacattcacTTAA
- the ARMH2 gene encoding armadillo-like helical domain-containing protein 2, giving the protein MGNILNKLQMWYDMYIVQVREPSIKLIDPIFHHHKIKTYGNDLRNEELSLEERGRAALHIGLLTYTGGVTAAELAIEYIQDMIDILIMPDTSGKASISVLKGLCGICYLSPMNQNETRENHLAEILISYLDEDEDSPDADPDITLVKFWVCYLMTIVCCNNMPYLKLFNEVGGQMLEKRLESLSAADWFGWPQNYAKIFLIMAYPKMQTDK; this is encoded by the exons ATGGGAAACATACTAAACAAGCTGCAAATGTGGTATGATATGTATATCGTACAAGTAAGGGAGCCGTCAATCAAGttaatagatcccatctttcacCACCATAAAATCAAAACCTATGGCAATGATTTGAGAAACGAAGAGTTGTCCTTGGAGGAGAGAGGCAGAGCTGCACTACATATTGGTCTCTTAACTTACACAG GTGGTGTCACTGCTGCTGAACTTGCCATTGAATATATTCAAGACATGATTGATATTTTGATCATGCCAGATACTTCTGGGAAAGCAAGCATCTCTGTGTTAAAAGGATTATGTGGTATTTGTTACCTCAGCCCTATGAACCAAAATGAAACTAGAGAAAATCATCTTGCTGAAATTCTCATTTCTTATCTGGATGAAGATGAAGATTCCCCAGATGCTGATCCAGATATAACCCTTGTGAAGTTCTGGGTTTGTTATCTGATGACTATTGTATGTTGTAACAACATGCCTTATCTTAAGTTATTTAATGAGGTGGGGGGGCAGATGCTAGAGAAAAGGCTGGAATCCTTGTCTGCTGCGGACTGGTTTGGCTGGCCACAAAACTATGCCAAAATATTTCTGATTATGGCATATCCAAAAATGCAAACCGATAAATAG